In Apium graveolens cultivar Ventura chromosome 10, ASM990537v1, whole genome shotgun sequence, the following are encoded in one genomic region:
- the LOC141693628 gene encoding uncharacterized protein LOC141693628 yields the protein MKSILALFAVLALFMIAHTSHARPGAGGYWHVMNSEAVPMIQDHMNMRNSAISKEKSDARVAEDILDEKLTVDASDPTPNLTIYHGDSHLKGTNTNVDESDPIPDLTIYHGNSHLRGKNSYVDESDLIPDLTIYHGDSYLKGKNSYVDESDPIPDLTIYHGDSHLKGTNSNVYESDPIPDLTIYHGDSHLKGMNSNVDESDPIPDLTIYHGDSHLKGKNSNVDDSDPIPDLTIYHNDSHLKGKNSNVDESDPIPDLTIYHNDSHLKGKNSNVDEYDPIPDLTIYHGDSHLKGKNSNVNESDPLPDLTIYHSDSHLKGTNSMADESDPIPDLTIYHGDSHLKGTNSNVDESDPIPDLTIYHGDSPMKGKECNSGDIPIMSN from the exons ATGAAGTCAATATTAGCCTTATTTGCTGTTCTTGCCCTCTTCATG ATTGCACACACTTCACATGCAAGGCCTGGTGCAGGAGGGTACTGGCATGTCATGAACAGCGAGGCAGTGCCAATGATTCAAGACCATATGAATATGAGGAATTCTGCTATCTCCAAAGAAAAGAGTGACGCAAGAGTTGCTGAGGACATTTTGGATGAGAAACTAACTGTCGATGCGTCTGATCCGACACCAAATTTGACCATATACCATGGAGATTCTCATTTGAAAGGAACAAACACCAATGTAGATGAGTCTGATCCGATACCAGATTTGACCATATACCATGGTAATTCTCATTTGAGAGGAAAGAACTCATATGTAGATGAGTCTGATCTGATACCGGATTTGACCATTTACCATGGTGATTCTTATTTAAAAGGAAAGAACTCGTATGTGGATGAGTCTGATCCGATACCCGATTTGACCATATACCATGGAGATTCACATTTGAAAGGAACAAACTCCAATGTATACGAGTCTGATCCTATACCTGATTTGACAATTTACCATGGTGATTCTCATTTAAAAGGAATGAATTCAAACGTAGATGAGTCTGATCCAATACCTGATTTGACCATTTACCACGGTGATTCTCACTTGAAAGGAAAGAACTCAAATGTAGATGACTCTGATCCGATACCTGATTTGACCATTTACCACAATGATTCTCACTTGAAAGGAAAGAACTCAAATGTAGATGAGTCTGATCCGATACCTGATTTGACCATTTACCACAATGATTCTCATTTGAAAGGAAAGAACTCAAATGTAGATGAGTATGATCCGATACCGGACTTGACCATTTACCATGGTGATTCTCATTTGAAAGGAAAGAACTCAAATGTAAATGAGTCTGATCCGCTACCGGACTTGACCATTTACCATAGTGATTCTCACTTGAAAGGAACGAACTCAATGGCAGATGAGTCTGATCCAATACCGGACTTGACCATTTACCATGGTGATTCTCATTTGAAAGGAACGAACTCAAATGTAGACGAGTCTGATCCGATACCGGATTTGACCATTTACCATGGTGATTCTCCTATGAAAGGAAAGGAGTGTAATTCTGGTGATATTCCAATCATGAGTAACTAG
- the LOC141692760 gene encoding uncharacterized protein LOC141692760, translating to MTIYHDNSHLKGKSSDVDESNPIPDLSIYHGDSHLKEKSSYVDESNPIPGTTIYHGDSHLKGKSSYVDESNPIPGTTIYHGDSHLKGKSSYVDVSDPILNMTIYHDNSHLKGKSSDVDESNPIPDLSIYHGDSHLKGKSSYVDESDPIPDTTIYHSNSQLKEKSSEESNPIPDLSIYHGDSHLKGKSSYVDESDPIPETTIYHSNSHLKEKSSDVDESNPIPDLSIYHGDSHLKGKSSYVDVSDPIPNMTIYHDNSHLKGKSSDVDEFNPIPDLSIYHGDSHLKEKSSCVDESDPIPHMTIYHGDSPMKRKECKSGDIPIMSN from the coding sequence ATGACCATATACCACGACAATTCTCATTTGAAAGGAAAGAGCTCAGACGTAGATGAGTCTAATCCGATCCCAGATTTGAGCATATACCACGGCGATTCTCATTTGAAAGAAAAGAGCTCATACGTAGATGAGTCTAATCCGATACCAGGTACGACGATATACCATGGTGATTCTCATTTGAAAGGAAAGAGCTCATACGTAGATGAGTCTAATCCGATACCAGGTACGACCATATACCATGGTGATTCTCATTTGAAAGGAAAGAGCTCATACGTAGATGTGTCTGATCCGATACTAAATATGACCATATACCACGACAATTCTCATTTGAAAGGAAAGAGCTCAGACGTAGATGAGTCTAATCCGATCCCAGATTTGAGCATATACCACGGCGATTCTCATTTGAAAGGAAAGAGCTCATACGTAGATGAGTCTGATCCGATACCAGATACAACCATATACCATAGCAATTCTCAATTGAAAGAAAAGAGCTCAGAGGAGTCTAATCCGATCCCAGATTTGAGCATATACCACGGCGATTCTCATTTGAAAGGAAAGAGCTCATACGTAGATGAGTCTGATCCGATACCAGAAACAACCATATACCACAGCAATTCTCATTTGAAAGAAAAGAGCTCAGACGTAGATGAGTCTAATCCGATCCCAGATTTGAGCATATACCACGGTGATTCTCATTTGAAAGGAAAGAGCTCATACGTAGATGTGTCTGATCCGATACCAAATATGACAATATACCACGACAATTCTCATTTGAAAGGAAAGAGCTCAGACGTAGATGAGTTTAATCCGATCCCAGATTTGAGCATATACCACGGCGATTCTCATTTGAAAGAAAAGAGCTCATGCGTAGATGAATCTGATCCGATACCACATATGACCATATACCATGGTGATTCTCCTATGAAAAGAAAGGAGTGCAAGTCTGGTGATATTCCAATCATGAGTAACTAG